The following proteins come from a genomic window of Chryseobacterium glaciei:
- a CDS encoding low molecular weight phosphatase family protein → MNAKLSKYIEVIFTKEINEERKIILQPLIDFIQEKVKDQKSININFICTHNSRRSHLAQIWAQTASAHFNIPNVNCYSGGTETTALFPKIIETLANAGFESRKLSENENPVYVIKYSENASPIIGFSKKYDDVFNPVSDFAAIMTCSQADGGCPFIPGAAKRIPITFEDPKIGDNTSRQTEIYEERSLQIAAEMLYVFSKINK, encoded by the coding sequence ATGAATGCTAAGCTATCAAAATATATAGAAGTAATTTTTACTAAGGAAATCAATGAAGAAAGAAAAATCATCTTACAGCCATTGATTGATTTTATACAGGAAAAAGTAAAAGATCAGAAGTCAATTAACATCAATTTTATTTGTACTCACAATTCACGCCGAAGTCATTTGGCGCAGATTTGGGCACAAACAGCATCGGCACATTTTAATATTCCTAATGTAAACTGCTATTCCGGAGGAACAGAAACAACGGCTTTGTTTCCTAAAATCATAGAAACTCTGGCAAATGCAGGCTTTGAAAGTCGGAAATTAAGTGAAAATGAAAATCCGGTATACGTCATAAAATATTCTGAAAACGCTTCACCTATTATTGGATTTTCTAAGAAATATGATGATGTTTTTAATCCGGTTAGTGATTTTGCTGCGATTATGACGTGTTCACAAGCAGATGGCGGTTGTCCTTTTATTCCGGGAGCAGCAAAACGTATTCCTATTACATTTGAAGATCCAAAAATAGGCGATAATACGTCAAGACAAACTGAAATATACGAAG